Below is a genomic region from Triticum dicoccoides isolate Atlit2015 ecotype Zavitan chromosome 5A, WEW_v2.0, whole genome shotgun sequence.
atacaccgtggctgggtatgtcgggcgcccgtttggcgtctcgggaccctatggacacatcgtttggggctgttgaggacaccccggccggatttccttgcggatggaacccaaataggcgataaacctggactagagacttgtgtggttagtcaggtcgtggtctacacccacgtcggctttcgcttgaagtctgttgagcacatgtcgtgtgcagacgctaagtggtggaaacatgtgtgacgaagtacccccctgcagggtataaaactattcgaatagccgcgtccgcagtaaaggactacttggttgcctatacagttcatagacaagttaatggttactactaaaagactcaagataagtgtgagtaccgaggatggccctctcataggatgacgagggaggatccatggtggagtattgtgttggcgattagtggactcgtgtgcgaaaactattttatagtggtgtctcgtaggatagcttagccaggagtcaaagctggcttgctgcaataaatccaccaccttcttgagaataagcatgtatagtaggatctgttgtaagacttgctgagtacctttgtactcatgttgctttaattattgttttcagacgacaacaccgcccccttcgatgggttttacgtagacctcgacgtcgatgagtaacctgccacccaggtggtgattctgacCATGGAGGGCCCTTTGTAGATAGACatgcttcgtcaagccttctttctttctagtgtgtgtactcagacttatttgcttccgcatgtgcttatatgcttgtatgacttgagtgtcgggtcatgtgacccctacctgtatgaacatgttatgtatggctctccggagcctttaaataaagtacttgagttgtagagttttgttgtgatgccatgttgtatttacacatatcgagcatattgtgtgtatgattgaaatgcttgtgtatgtgtgggatccgacaatctagttgtttatccttggcagtctctcttatggggaaatgtagtctagtgcctccttgagccatagtagtccgctacagcccggttcatcggagtcccgctagcccagcactactgctcaggacacttgactggctggcatgtgtttcacttccttcttatgtctgtcccttcggggaaatgtcacgcggtgacatccggagtcttgttagcccagtgctacagcccggtttcacacgccgttgaccgacatgctcgacgtgATTCATGTAGGCCTGTCcctataggttagtgccgctttgggttcacgactagccatgtcggcccaggttctctgtcatatggatgctagcgacactatcatatacatgagccaaaaggcgcaaacggtcccaggccatggtaaggcgacacccgtggggataccgtgcgtgaggccgcaaagtgatatgaggtgttatcggctagatcgatgtgacttggaatcggggtcctgacaaggggCTATCgaggcagtcctggattagggggtcctcgtgtgtccaggctatgtgatatgggccggactgatgggctgtgaagatacaaggtagaaaaCCTTTCACcttgtccggatgtgactctcctaTGCGTGAATAGCAAGGTTGGCGTCCGGTTAGGTAATTTCCTTCTTctgcaaaccgactctgtacaaccctaggcccctccgatgtgtatataaaacgaagggtttagtccgtagaggtatcggaattcatataggctagacatctagggtttagtcattacgatctcgaggtagatcgactcttgtaacccctatgctcgtcaaatacaatcaagaaggacgtagggttttacctccattaagatggcccgaacctgggtaaacatcgtgttccctgtgtaccttgttaccttcgatcctcagacgcacagttcgggccccctacccaagatcggccggttttggcaccgatagggagactgaaggaaatatgccctagaggcaataataaagttgttattttatatttccttattcatgataaatgtttattattcatgctagaattgtattgatccaaaacctaaatacatgtgtgaatacataaacaaacaccatgtccctagtgagcctctacttcactagcttgttgatcaaagatggttaaggtttcataaccatggacatgagttgtcatttgataatgggatcacatcattaggagaatgatgtgacggacaagccccatccgttagcttaacattttgatcattcagttttattgctattgctttcttcatgtcaaatacatattccttcgactatgagattatgcaactcccggataccgaaggaatgccttgtgtgctatcaaacctcacaacgtagctgggtgattataaagatgctctgcaggtatctccgaaggtgtttgttgagttggcatagatcgagattaggatttatcactccgagtatcggagaggtaactctgggccctctcggtaatacacatcataagcttgcaagcaaacaactaaggatttagtcacgaggtgatgtattacgcaacaagtaaagagacttgccggtaacgagattgaactaggtatgaagataccgacgatcgaatctcgggcaagtaacataccgatggacaaagggaattacgtatgttgtcataacggtttgaccgataaaagatcttcatagaatatgtaggagccaatatgggcattcaggttcaactattggttattgagcggagaggtgtctcggtcatgtctacatagttcttgaacccgtagggcccgcacacttaacgttcgatgacgatatagtattataggagttatgtgatttggtgacataatgttgttcagagtcccggatgagatcacagacatgacgaggagtcttgaaatggtcgagaggtacaaattgatatataggatgatagtattcagacgccggaagtgtttcgggggtaccagATACTTATAGGGTCACCGgatggggttccgggcaccccgggcaaaatatatgggccttatgggccaagagcggAAACGCACCAGGCACAAGGGGTTGGTGCACCCCCCATATGGTCCGgccaaggaggagaaggaaagaggggaagggaaaggaaagagtggcataggattcccccttccttccctctccccctctctttccttccccatccGACATATATGGCAGGGGGGCTagggaggagcccaagtaggattcggtcttacttggggcgcctcctggcctctcccctcccctcccacctatatatatgtggggtggCGCCTAGCACACCCAAGTCAATTGTTTAGCCGTGAGCGGcgccccccctccaccgtttacatgccggtcatattttcatagtgcttaggcgaagccctgtgaggatcacttcaccatcagagtcaccatgccgtcatgctgatggaactcatctactacctcgacgtcttgctggatcaagaaggcgagggacgtcaccgagctgaatgtgtgaagAACGCGGAGATGTCGTgcttttggtacttgatcggttgaagcgcgaagaagttcgactacatcaaccgcattgagaaACTCTTtaacttatggtctacgagggtacgtagacacactctccccttcgttgctatgcatccccatagatagatcattgcgtgtgcgtaactTTGTTTTGTTTTCCATGTAACAATTCCCAGCACCTTAGTCGGACGGGGAGTGGGACATGTTCGCGTCTTCTCcgtcgccatgtccggcctcttctccgccgccatgtctggcctcTTCTCCGCCGccattatcggtcatctcttcgtttGGCCCCATGTCGTCATTGGCTGCCCCAttggcatcaccatcatcatcatcttcaattatccatcgattatagccatccatgaaaccagtcatgagcaggtgcaccTCCAAACGACCATTCTTAGAGGGGTCGAGCCAGAGTCCTCCTTTGCATCTTCAACACGGACATAATATCTCCTTCCGGTTATTTTCATACATGTTTTGCACCGCCGATCGCAACATCTTTCCACCATTGTTCCACTGACCTTCTTGATCGCCTACGCGGTATAATAAGCAAaaggattataaaaatgcatgcatgcatgcatcaaagtcatacaaaaattcgacatgaccttccctaaatataggacatatggagtttgcctgaaattcaccgaaacggaaataaattgacATTTCGACAAAATACAGGCAACTCTCATGTCATACCCAATTCGGGAAATACCATCCGGTTAGGTCATATCgctcacgcgcgcgcacacacacacattacCATTCAGGAAATGCACATTTTTTTTCATTCTCACCTACTTTGAGAGAAATCGAGCACGATGATGAGGTCGGTGTTAGACACCTAGGGATCGAAAGTGGACAAAGATGGCTTTACTTCATTAAATGGATAGATCTATTAGGAAAGTAGATAGATCATTTCATTAAATGGGTAGATCTAGCTAGTTGGGAAGGAAATGGCTCTAACTAGATagctagtggagagagaggagagaaAAGTTAGGAAGAGAGAAGAAAGGGTTGCATTAATGGAGATGGTGTAGCTAGGGACATCAAAGGAGTGAGAAGAGAGGTAGGAGAAGGAAGAGATAACAAAGCTAGCTAGTAGTAATGGGGGAGAAACAAGTGAGGTTGAAGCAAGTGAGGGAGAGAGGGGGGGATTGGAAAAGGTGGCTGCTGCGCCTTAGCAGCACCACTGTTTATAGGGAGGAGCTACCGCTAAGTGTGGTAGCAGTAGCGATCCTCTGCATGTCGCGCTGCTGCTAAGTGGGGACCACCATGTGGCATAGTGCAACCTTAGTTGCAACGGTTTGTctataccccgcgctactgctatgtatttagcagtagcgcgcacccACAGAGCAGCACTGCTACTATTCGTAGCCTGGTGGGTACAGTGGGGACCACCTAGCAGCAGTGCTCTTTGtacccccacgctactgctaaagagaTAGCAGTAGCGCTTGCTTACGACCAGCGCTACTGTAAAGTAGCAGTAGTGTTGTATCTAATCAGCGCTTCTGTTAAGCCTTCACCTatgaggtttttcctagtagtgtgtgggCCTTATCCGTGGAGCTCCAACATATGTGCAAGGGTCGATAGCGGTAAAGGAGCTGGGTGACCCAACTACTCCCATAATCAAGCTTCACACCATCACACGAAATCCTGCCGTCTCTGtcaatttttttgtgaaatatgctATCAATGAATGTGAAATTGTGAATAATTTGTGTACTATTTGATCTATCcattgggtacccaatgggtatgAGTACCCGTCGAGTATGGGTACGGATAAAGTTTCATAGCCATGGGTACATGTATGAGTACAGTTTTGTACCCATTAACTATATAGGTATGGGTATTGTATTGCTCTACTtgtcccataccctacccattgccatccttaccaAAATCTTGCCACAAAATACAAAACTAGCCCTTAAATTGCAGGTAAGAGAGGGAGAAGACATGGAAATGATTAGCATACAAACACATCTTagatgcaaaaataaaataaaatattaaatgttgattgtcAGATCACAGATTAATGTttttttttggaagaaaaaaattACAGATAAATGTCTCGGATTGGCTACGCTGGAGTTGCTAGAGCTTCTATGTTAATTTTGGGAAAACCACTAACTAACAGCTATTTCCTAACTTAACATAGAAAGTTTGTTGACACAATGACCCTGTCAAAACACATATTGTATTAGGTAGTCTTATAGAGGAAGTACTATATACATAACGAGCCTCTCCGTCATGTCCCATGCCCATTTGAGATATCCACCCGTGATTTGACACCCTATCGTAACTTTTCTGTTGTTAAGGCATCTCAAATGCTGACCATCAAAACACACGTAACTATCTGAACCACGTGGTCTGGATATATTTTGTCATTCAATGCGATCTTGCATCGGTTCGGTGCGAACGTACTTTTTCCAGCAAACCAGACACAAAANNNNNNNNNNNNNNNNNNNNNNNNNNNNNNNNNNNNNNNNNNNNNNNNNNNNNNNNNNNNNNNNNNNNNNNNNNNNNNNNNNNNNNNNNNNNNNNNNNNNNNNNNNNNNNNNNNNNNNNNNNNNNNNNNNNNNNNNNNNNNNNNNNNNNNNNNNNNNNNNNNNNNNNNNNNNNNNNNNNNNNNNNNNNNNNNNNNNNNNNNNNNNNNNNNNNNNNNNNNNNNNNNNNNNNNNNNNNNNNNNNNNNNNNNNNNNNNNNNNNNNNNNNNNNNNNNNNNNNNNNNNNNNNNNNNNNNNNNNNNNNNNNNNNNNNNNNNNNNNNNNNNNNNNNNNNNNNNNNNNNNNNNNNNNNNNNNNNNNNNNNNNNNNNNNNNNNNNNNNNNNNNNNNNNNNNNNNNNNNNNNNNNNNNNNNNNNNNNNNNNNNNNNNNNNNNNNNNNNNNNNNNNNNNNNNNNNNNNNNNNNNNNNNNNNNNNNNNNNNNNNNNNNNNNNNNNNNNNNNNNNNNNNNNNNNNNNNNNNNNNNNNNNNNNNNNNNNNNNNNNNNNNNNNNNNNNNNNNNNNNNNNNNNNNNNNNNNNNNNNNNNNNNNNNNNNNNNNNNNNNNNNNNNNNNNNNNNNNNNNNNNNNNNNNNNNNNNNNNNNNGTCCGAACTGCTGTCACGCCTGCTTCTGACTAATCTGGCCCACCAGAAACCCCTTCCTTGCCCGCACACTTTTCCTCCCCAAGCCTGCTGCCCGCATTGATGCTGGTCCAAAACAGACCAAAATTGAGGCGACTTGCCGGCCGAGAGCACTGCCCACGCTGCACCTCCGATGTCCACGCCTGTTCAATGCTGAAGAGACGTTTACTGGATAGGATGGGACGGATATCTACCACGTCAGTTGAATTCTCGTCCCTCCATCTGCCACCATCAAACAGTCTCACCGGCCGAGAAATCAACTCCGGTGCCCGCGcattgacgcacccggacgctttgcATCACCTGAAACGGCTATTTAAGAGTGGCCACACCCGGATCACAACATATCTGCTCCACATCCTCCTCTCGTGCACTACATCCGCCATGACCGTTAGCGGGAGCACTTTGTGGGAGAGTCTGCCAATGGGGCAAAAGCACAAGGTTGCAGCCAGTTGCGAGCCCCAACTTCGTTCTCGAGCAACAGGCGATCGGATTTGTATGAATCTTGTCTGATTTGTTTAAACTTGGTCTGAAATGTATGCGGGTATCATTGGATGAACTGCTTCCACGTCCACCATGGACTGATCTTCTTTATCTGCAGACGGATGTAGAAGCAAATTTCGTGGTGAGCGTTGGAGATGCCTTTGCATCCTGAAATGCTCTTCTACGTTAGTCTTACCCGGAAGACGTGGGTAGGAGTGTAATTTTTTGTCGTCTTCCTTAAAGTGCATCTGCCTAGCACCGTTCTTAATTAGTGTAATTACATGTGTCCAGCTAAAGTGTAGGAAGATTAGACATGGACAGTTAGACAGAGCGCAACTGCAAGTATGCAAGGGATAGGAAAAAGAAAGCTGGTGGCTTCCGAAGCAGCTCCGGCCGCCGGCGGCATTGCACTTTCTTCCTTGGGTTTGGTTTTCTCACTGTCTCCTTCTTCGTCGTCACCACTCTGGCCAGGTTCAATAAAGGTAACGACCAATTAGCTGTTGTTGAGATCGAAAGCACCATCCATGCATGAATGGAGGTCGACGTGGGTACCTTGGCTGCTGCCTCCGATGGTTCGCTCTTCGTGGATGACTGAGCATCGCTTCCTTCCGCTTCCTCCgtcggggaggatttgttacctgtcgACGATGCAGGCGCGGATGCCTTGGCGCTGTTCGAGCCGTTCGCCTCTGTAGGCGCCGCAGCCTCCAAGGCATGAGCAGTGGCGGCCACAGGCGTTGCTGCCACTTTCGGCGGTGCCACCGGGGCGACCGACGCTTGCGCCGGCGCTGTTTTGACCTGCATCACACACGGGCGTGCATCAGAACAGCGTGTGAAAACCAGCGTGCATGTGCATGTCATCGACAACGCGTGTACGTGCTCACCGGATCTTTCATGATGCCAATGTCATACATGGGCGTGAAGTCTGGCTGGAACATCCCGAAATTGCGCTCGGCGACGGGCCCGGGCTTCAGGTCCTCGTTGAAGAGCGCGAATATGTACGTCTCGAACTTCCGCTTTGGCATGAGCGGTGTGCCTGACCCGGAGCTAACCGCACCGATGAGATATTTGTTGTATTCAGCTGCCTCGACCTGGCTCACGCCGATCTGCCCGTCCATCGCCTTAGTCGGCCACCCGGTCTCCCCAACGAGGATCTCCACGTCCTCAAACCCAAGTTTCTTCATTGCCGAGTACACCGAGTCAAGTTGTGCCACAAACATGCTCGTGTACGTGATACCCGTACCCGTGTCTAGCACGCCAGGGTTCGACCGCGCCAGTGCGTACGGTAGCGTGTCACCGTTGTACCCAAAGTACGGGTACGTGTTCACGATGAGTGGGGACTTGGTCTTCTGGAGAAATTGGAGCATCGGCGTGAAGATGGCAACATCCCAGACATCGCGAAACCGAGCCGCGGACGGCGGCTGGGCGTCAACCAG
It encodes:
- the LOC119297791 gene encoding glucan endo-1,3-beta-glucosidase-like isoform X2; amino-acid sequence: MAPPPRHGCMLRAEVVICIFLVIAPFSMAIGVNYGTKGDNLPSPAKVAAFLMTRTNIDRVKLFDTKPDIIRAFAGTGISVMVTASNGDIPGLATQNGADAWVATNIAPYYPATDISLVAVGNEIMDTADKNLIGNLVPAMQTLKAALVTAGYSKIRVSTPSSLGILVDAQPPSAARFRDVWDVAIFTPMLQFLQKTKSPLIVNTYPYFGYNGDTLPYALARSNPGVLDTGTGITYTSMFVAQLDSVYSAMKKLGFEDVEILVGETGWPTKAMDGQIGVSQVEAAEYNKYLIGAVSSGSGTPLMPKRKFETYIFALFNEDLKPGPVAERNFGMFQPDFTPMYDIGIMKDPVKTAPAQASVAPVAPPKVAATPVAATAHALEAAAPTEANGSNSAKASAPASSTGNKSSPTEEAEGSDAQSSTKSEPSEAAAKSGDDEEGDSEKTKPKEESAMPPAAGAASEATSFLFPIPCILAVALCLTVHV
- the LOC119297791 gene encoding glucan endo-1,3-beta-glucosidase-like isoform X1, which codes for MAPPPRHGCMLRAEVVICIFLVIAPFSMAIGVNYGTKGDNLPSPAKVAAFLMTRTNIDRVKLFDTKPDIIRAFAGTGISVMVTASNGDIPGLATQNGADAWVATNIAPYYPATDISLVAVGNEIMDTADKNLIGNLVPAMQTLKAALVTAGYSKIRVSTPSSLGILVDAQPPSAARFRDVWDVAIFTPMLQFLQKTKSPLIVNTYPYFGYNGDTLPYALARSNPGVLDTGTGITYTSMFVAQLDSVYSAMKKLGFEDVEILVGETGWPTKAMDGQIGVSQVEAAEYNKYLIGAVSSGSGTPLMPKRKFETYIFALFNEDLKPGPVAERNFGMFQPDFTPMYDIGIMKDPVKTAPAQASVAPVAPPKVAATPVAATAHALEAAAPTEANGSNSAKASAPASSTGNKSSPTEEAEGSDAQSSTKSEPSEAAAKVPTSTSIHAWMVLSISTTANWSLPLLNLARVVTTKKETVRKPNPRKKVQCRRRPELLRKPPAFFFLSLAYLQLRSV